One segment of Falco rusticolus isolate bFalRus1 chromosome 3, bFalRus1.pri, whole genome shotgun sequence DNA contains the following:
- the YWHAZ gene encoding 14-3-3 protein zeta/delta isoform X1: MDKNELVQKAKLAEQAERYDDMASCMKSVTEQGAELSNEERNLLSVAYKNVVGARRSSWRVVSSIEQKTEGAEKKQQMAREYREKIETELRDICNDVLQEKPTSTALSHPKSSLTYTCRGVPLQTAELLLLFAAASECCCIKQRHLKCHGAAPVVSDIHWSIFRCSITDS; the protein is encoded by the exons ATGGATAAAAATGAGCTGGTGCAGAAGGCCAAACTGGCTGAGCAGGCTGAAAGATATGATGACATGGCAAGTTGCATGAAGTCTGTGACTGAGCAAGGAGCTGAGTTGTCCAACGAAGAGAGGAATCTTCTCTCTGTTGCCTATAAAAATGTTGTAGGAGCCCGTAGGTCGTCTTGGAGAGTCGTCTCAAGTATTGAACAAAAGACGGAAGGTgctgagaaaaaacagcagatgGCTCGAGAATACAGAGAGAAAATCGAGACTGAGCTAAGAGACATCTGCAATGATGTGCTG caggaaaagccaACATCTACGGCCTTGTCACATCCTAAATCTTCCCTCACTTACACCTGCCGTGGAGTACCTCTACAGACAGCTGAACTACTTCTCTTGTTTGCTGCAGCCTCAGAGTGCTGCTGTATAAAGCAGAGACACCTAAAATGTCATGGTGCAGCACCAGTTGTTTCAGATATACACTGGAGTATATTCAGGTGTAGTATAACTGACTCTTAA